From the genome of Streptacidiphilus sp. PB12-B1b:
TGGCGGGCGGTGTTCACCTTCCGGGGCGAGAGCGCGACACTTCGCGGACTGGGCGTGAGAAGCGGCTGCCCACCTTGACTACCGGGTTTCCGTCGAGACGGGGTCGAGGAAGAAGAGGCACTGAGTCGCGTTGAATTCGCCCACCTTGGCGACGAAGTGGAACTTATCGCCCGCGCGGAGGGTGGCGGGGATCTTCTTGCCGGTCAGTTTTAGGTCAAAGACGTTGACGTTCTCGTACTTGAAGGCCGGGCCGACCGTCGTGTTCGGTCCCTTGTCGCCTGGGCCCAGGAGGATGTCGTAGCGGGTCGCGTAACTACCGTGGTGCACCATGTTCACGATCGAGCCGTCGAACGCGACCGTCTTGCCCGCGTACTTGGTCGCGAAGTCCAAGTTCGCGCTATCGCAATAGTCCATCTTCAGCAGCGCCGCGAACTCCGGGTTGTTCTGCGGCGTGATCACATCAGGGGCAGCCGGCTCGGCCGTGGTCGGAGCCGGAGTCGGCGTAGCGGAAGGCTTCTCGCTCGCAACGGCTGGCGACTTGTCTGACTCGTCCTTCTTCGTGCTTCCGCCGCTGAGCGCAGAGGCGACCCCGATGACAACGGCGAGGATCACGAGGACGGCAGCCACCGCCCCGATCAGGAGCCAGGGCAGCGGCTTCTTCGGTCGACGGAAGTTGAGAGTGGAGCGCAGTACGCCCTGGGCTTGGTCTACGAGTTCCCAGCCGTCGTTCTGCATCTTCGAGATCACCCGACCGTCGACGCCGCGAACGGTCTGCACGGTCTTGTACTCGTACCTGATGTCGTCGGCCATGCGGTCCGCGCCCCCTAAATAAGCTGTTCTTACCAACTGCCTCGCGAGCATAGGGGACTCGGCGAGGAACTCGGCACCACCGATGTCGCCCTCGGCCCCGAACTCGCCGTTCGGCCCAGCGAGCACTCGGTCGGGGCGCTGCTCGACGCCCGGGAGAACCTGACCGACACCATTGCCGCCCGGGCGATGATGTGCGTCCACGGGGACGCCGACCTGGGCAAGATCCTGGCCCTGAAGCGAGCTGGCCATCTCCCGGGAGATGAGGCTCCGCTTCGGATCGCACCAGATCGAGCTGCACCCATGGTCGGAACTCGCGGCGGAAGTACAGGCATTCAGACTGGCCGCATGGCCGCAGGCTAACCTCGGCAAGGCGACCGAGCTGTTGGGCCAGGTCATTGCCGAGGTCAGGGCTTCCGATCAGGGCCTCCTTCGGATCCTGTTCGCGAGTGGCTGGTGTCTGACGGCCCCGCCCGACGACGAGCGTTCCGCATGGGGCGTGTCAGTCCGATTCCATGAGTTTCTCCACGTCCGGCCCGGCGGCGAAGTACGGGTGAGCGGTCCCCGCGAGATCAGGACGTAGTTCGCGCTGGTTGAGCGATCTGGGCTTCGAGGTCGGCGACGCGGCGGTCCTGGAAGCGGAGGTTGGAGCGGGCGGCCTTCAGCCGCTCGTCGAGGGACCGGTTGTCGGCCGTGAGCTGGCGGACGCGCTGCTTGAGGGTGGTGTTCTCGGTGGTGACCCGCTGGATGGCCTCCTGGGTCCACTTGGCTTCCAAGTCACTTACCTGTCCGAGGAGTTCGCCGATGCGGGTGCGCTGGGTGAGGATCTCGGCGTGGGCGGCCTTGAGGGCGTCCTCGGCGTTCAGGGCCCGCTCGCGCCAGGTCGCCTCGCGTGCCTCGTCCTGGTCAGTGACCATCTGGGTCCGTCGTTCACCGGCCTCGGCCATCGCTGAGGCGACTGCGGCTCTGGCGTCGGGGTGGTCGTAGAGGAAGGTGCGGGAGACGTTCGCGCGGCGGGCGACGGCGGAGACGCTGACCTGGGTCTTCTCGCGGCGGAGCCGGGTGATGGCGTCGCGGACTCGTCCGAGCGCGGCGTCGGTGGTGCGGTGGCGGGCGGCCAAGGCGGCGGCCGTGCGCCGGTCGGGGGCGGTGGTGGTCACGCGCATCGCTCCTGTTCGTCGGTGGTGTCGTCGGCCCGGTCCTGCTCGTCGCCGGCGGTCTGGGCGAGGTCGGCGGCGCGGAAGGCGGTGGACCAGACGCGGTGGAAGTAGTCCTGGGGTTTGCGCAGGTCCAGGGCGAGGGCGTCGTCGAGGAGGCCGAGGCCGGCCAGGGCGCTCTCCAGGCCGTCGATGGCGCGGGCGGTGGGTTCGAAGTAGCGGTGGAGGTAGTGGGCGGTGGCGTCGTCGGGAGAGCCCTCAGCCAAGAGTCGCCACTGCTCGCGCTTGCGCCGCCAGTAGAGGAGGTCGGCGCCGGACAGGACGAACTTGTCGCAGTTGTGGCAGTCCAGGTTCCATGGACAGGCGCCGCCCTCGACGACGGGCTGGAAGGTGCAGAAGCCGCCCTCGGCCGGGGTACTGCGGCGCGACAGGTCGATCGCCAGGGCCTGGGCCTGCTCGCGGGTGAGTGGAGTGGTGCCCTCGGTGAGGAGTTCTCCGGGGTTGGCGGTGCCGGGGCCGGTGACCCAGACGCGCTGGAGGACATCGTCGAGGTCGGACTGGGTCAGGTGGACATAATGCTCCGCCATTCGATCACTAACCTGCCCCATGTATCGGCGGATGTGCGTCAGGCTCGCCCCGGCCCGCAGCAGCCGGGTCGCCAGGGTATGCCGGGCTTGGTGGGCGACGTAGTGGCCTCCCAGGTCGAGGTCGGTGATCCAGTTACGCAGGCCGGTATGGAACCAGGTGTAGGACAGGGCGCGACGGCCGTCCGGGTTGAGCATGTCGGTGGGGAACAGGGCCAGGTGGACGCGCTCGGCGGGGGTGGGCGCGCGTCCGGCGTGGCGGTCGGCGAAGCGAGCCAGGGTCTTGCGGCGGCGTTCCTCAAGCCGGTCCATGAACCGGTCGGGGATGCGGATGGCCGCGTTCAGGTTGCCGACCTTGGTCTGGTCGTGCCAGAGCACGGGCAGCCCGCCGTATCGGCCGATGCAGTCCAGGTGGAGCTGGATGACCTCGTTGGCGCGACGGCCGGTGATGATGATGGCCTCCCACATATCCCGCAGGCCGCGGTCGTGCGGGTCGTGGTCTTCGGCGAGTCGCCGCAGGTTGCTCTCGTCCGCGAGAGCGCGGGCGACCTCGTCGGGGAAGGGG
Proteins encoded in this window:
- a CDS encoding DUF4839 domain-containing protein; the protein is MASSLQGQDLAQVGVPVDAHHRPGGNGVGQVLPGVEQRPDRVLAGPNGEFGAEGDIGGAEFLAESPMLARQLVRTAYLGGADRMADDIRYEYKTVQTVRGVDGRVISKMQNDGWELVDQAQGVLRSTLNFRRPKKPLPWLLIGAVAAVLVILAVVIGVASALSGGSTKKDESDKSPAVASEKPSATPTPAPTTAEPAAPDVITPQNNPEFAALLKMDYCDSANLDFATKYAGKTVAFDGSIVNMVHHGSYATRYDILLGPGDKGPNTTVGPAFKYENVNVFDLKLTGKKIPATLRAGDKFHFVAKVGEFNATQCLFFLDPVSTETR
- a CDS encoding DUF6188 family protein; the encoded protein is MRLRFGSHQIELHPWSELAAEVQAFRLAAWPQANLGKATELLGQVIAEVRASDQGLLRILFASGWCLTAPPDDERSAWGVSVRFHEFLHVRPGGEVRVSGPREIRT
- a CDS encoding DUF6262 family protein; the protein is MTTTAPDRRTAAALAARHRTTDAALGRVRDAITRLRREKTQVSVSAVARRANVSRTFLYDHPDARAAVASAMAEAGERRTQMVTDQDEAREATWRERALNAEDALKAAHAEILTQRTRIGELLGQVSDLEAKWTQEAIQRVTTENTTLKQRVRQLTADNRSLDERLKAARSNLRFQDRRVADLEAQIAQPARTTS